One window of the Rhizorhabdus dicambivorans genome contains the following:
- a CDS encoding DNA polymerase, translating to MERQNFYGDRFSTDREVFLVVGFDTEFKTPDHALSRAELTEGMGKNNILSYQVYCKLYDPNQPGADEWGGVCYPEPGERLSLPDVLTFAFWKGIQQGALQQIPSRIYLVGHFTRADVPAFSDFKSMTQMMQCVRNTFLNINDHIAVTYGADADADDSVELQVFLRDTMLLTPATSKSLRALGELVGQEKIALDPDPKRDKWYKQNMDVLLAERPELFDRYALNDAVICVRYLDQLIEQCRELLGKPKIPATLTSIGMDLLLQTWRKEMDLDPLAVLGKEKVYDTYYSKRLGRYVKKPREVDLDEVHWHIPLATECYHGGRNEQFWFGPGFEDDWTDYDLSSAYPSAMALLREPAWRETRTSTKLDDYAPDVLGIANVDFEFPASVRFPTLPVRSDNGLIFPRKGRSYCASPEIALALRLGAKIKIRHGVVIPYASDTLIFGEFIKKCISKRKSYPKGTLREQFWKELTNSSYGKTAQGLREKRVFDLRDPERNKPLPPSKITNPFFAAFITSFVRGVLGEIINGLPDSVCVFSCTTDGFLSNAKPDEIAAATSGSLCNLFSNSRRTLTGNPDVLEIKHRIRRPLGWRTRGQATLLPGDGDHPPIVLAKGGIYLPEHFEDVEEQNQRIVELFLNRTPDDVIDLNIMTGVRDIITFDADLVEKKVTKRLSMEFDWKRRPYAARQAAAPQHVAFSTDPWESFAEFQLMRTYWTDFGIKSPRCLKSIEDFRSFARYVLSQSALKKEDARYLSKKRPDINRLRQSLSSAWRHSEAGFVWQQDGLSNGDFAAILSDAGIPCTRADVENGARKPFVPKRVPPTPDVYKAISALAARFPDLIFEQLVALSDSKIDLISAIDRPCQFIDRI from the coding sequence GTGGAGAGACAAAACTTTTACGGAGATCGTTTCTCTACTGACCGTGAGGTTTTTCTTGTCGTCGGCTTCGACACCGAGTTCAAAACGCCCGACCATGCCCTATCCCGTGCCGAACTGACTGAGGGGATGGGGAAGAATAACATCCTATCGTATCAGGTCTACTGCAAATTGTATGACCCGAACCAGCCGGGTGCCGATGAGTGGGGTGGTGTCTGTTATCCGGAGCCGGGAGAACGCCTCAGCTTGCCCGACGTCCTGACTTTCGCTTTCTGGAAGGGTATCCAGCAAGGAGCACTCCAGCAGATACCGAGTAGGATCTACCTCGTAGGGCATTTCACCCGAGCGGATGTGCCCGCCTTCTCCGATTTCAAATCGATGACGCAGATGATGCAATGCGTCCGCAATACCTTCCTCAACATCAACGATCACATTGCCGTGACGTACGGCGCCGACGCTGACGCTGACGATTCCGTGGAGCTTCAGGTGTTCCTTCGGGATACCATGCTGCTCACTCCAGCAACCTCGAAGAGCCTGAGAGCGCTAGGTGAGCTTGTCGGCCAAGAGAAGATTGCTCTCGATCCCGATCCGAAGCGAGACAAGTGGTACAAGCAGAACATGGACGTGCTGCTTGCCGAGCGACCGGAGCTGTTCGATCGCTACGCCCTGAATGATGCCGTGATATGCGTCCGCTACCTCGATCAACTCATTGAGCAATGCCGGGAGTTGCTCGGCAAGCCCAAGATACCGGCGACCCTCACGTCGATCGGCATGGACCTACTGCTACAGACTTGGAGGAAGGAGATGGACCTTGATCCGTTAGCGGTGCTCGGGAAGGAAAAGGTCTACGACACCTATTACAGCAAGCGCCTCGGCCGCTACGTGAAGAAGCCACGGGAGGTCGATCTGGATGAGGTCCATTGGCATATCCCACTAGCCACGGAATGCTATCACGGTGGCCGGAATGAGCAGTTCTGGTTCGGTCCCGGCTTTGAGGATGACTGGACAGACTACGATCTTTCGAGCGCTTACCCTTCGGCCATGGCCTTGCTGCGTGAGCCCGCTTGGCGGGAAACTCGAACATCGACCAAGCTAGACGACTACGCCCCCGACGTGCTCGGGATAGCCAATGTGGATTTTGAGTTCCCCGCATCGGTTCGCTTTCCGACCCTTCCGGTCCGTTCCGACAATGGCCTGATCTTCCCGCGCAAGGGCCGAAGCTATTGCGCTTCCCCGGAGATCGCCCTTGCTCTGCGGCTCGGCGCCAAGATCAAAATCCGCCATGGTGTTGTGATTCCCTATGCGTCGGACACGCTGATCTTCGGTGAATTCATCAAGAAGTGCATCAGCAAGCGGAAGTCGTACCCGAAGGGTACGCTGCGCGAGCAGTTCTGGAAGGAGCTGACCAACTCCAGCTACGGGAAGACCGCCCAGGGCCTCCGGGAGAAGCGTGTCTTCGACCTGCGTGACCCCGAGCGGAACAAGCCGCTCCCGCCGAGCAAGATCACCAATCCATTCTTTGCCGCCTTCATCACCTCCTTCGTCCGAGGAGTGCTCGGTGAGATCATCAACGGGCTGCCGGACAGCGTGTGCGTGTTCAGCTGCACGACCGATGGCTTCCTGTCGAACGCGAAGCCGGACGAAATTGCCGCCGCGACGAGCGGCTCGCTCTGCAATCTGTTCAGCAACAGTCGTCGAACGCTCACCGGAAATCCTGACGTGCTGGAGATCAAGCATCGTATCCGCCGCCCGCTGGGCTGGCGCACGAGAGGACAAGCGACTTTGTTGCCTGGCGATGGTGATCATCCGCCTATCGTGCTCGCGAAGGGCGGTATCTACCTGCCTGAGCACTTTGAGGATGTGGAGGAGCAGAACCAGCGCATCGTCGAGCTATTCCTGAACCGAACACCAGACGACGTGATCGACCTCAACATTATGACCGGGGTAAGGGACATCATCACCTTCGACGCGGACCTTGTGGAGAAGAAGGTCACCAAGCGCCTGAGCATGGAGTTCGATTGGAAGCGGCGGCCGTATGCCGCCCGGCAAGCTGCGGCCCCTCAACATGTCGCCTTCTCGACGGACCCGTGGGAGAGCTTTGCCGAATTCCAGTTAATGCGAACCTACTGGACCGACTTCGGAATCAAGTCTCCTCGCTGCCTGAAATCGATCGAGGATTTCCGATCGTTCGCTCGCTACGTGCTGTCGCAATCGGCGTTGAAGAAGGAGGATGCCAGATACCTAAGCAAGAAGCGTCCCGACATAAACCGCCTGCGCCAATCTCTGTCCTCGGCTTGGCGACATTCGGAAGCTGGCTTTGTTTGGCAGCAGGATGGTCTAAGCAATGGTGATTTTGCCGCGATCCTATCGGATGCCGGAATCCCCTGCACACGCGCTGATGTGGAAAATGGGGCGCGGAAGCCCTTCGTCCCGAAACGGGTGCCGCCTACACCTGACGTTTATAAAGCGATAAGTGCCCTAGCCGCTCGCTTCCCGGATTTAATATTCGAGCAGCTGGTCGCATTATCCGACAGCAAGATCGATTTAATTTCTGCGATCGATCGCCCTTGCCAGTTTATTGATAGAATATAA
- a CDS encoding rolling circle replication-associated protein: protein MRCHEGRALRNALRNWVDIDAWQAPFAVTLTLRQSINVEDGRAIRRLWLTDQQASQNFRHFMNKLNRRIFGKPASRYRRGVSVLPVLEGGDGKRLHYHAAIDCPHSSLVQEFPSIIGNLWRSTMWGYDQIEVHPDADRGWLNYITKLRDKPDFASAIVNAGIKTGQAPV, encoded by the coding sequence ATGCGCTGCCACGAGGGTCGTGCCTTACGAAATGCACTGCGCAATTGGGTTGATATCGATGCATGGCAGGCTCCATTTGCCGTCACCCTTACCCTTCGCCAATCGATCAATGTCGAAGATGGCAGGGCGATCCGGCGGCTATGGCTCACGGACCAGCAGGCGTCGCAGAACTTCCGGCATTTCATGAACAAGCTGAACCGCCGGATATTCGGAAAGCCAGCGAGCCGCTATAGGCGAGGAGTGAGCGTGCTGCCCGTGCTCGAAGGCGGCGACGGCAAGCGCCTCCACTATCACGCTGCTATCGATTGCCCCCATTCCTCACTAGTGCAAGAATTTCCGTCGATCATCGGAAACCTGTGGCGATCGACGATGTGGGGTTACGATCAAATCGAGGTTCACCCTGACGCCGATAGGGGATGGCTGAACTACATCACGAAGCTCCGGGACAAACCGGATTTCGCTTCCGCTATTGTCAACGCCGGGATAAAAACGGGCCAGGCACCGGTTTAA
- the istB gene encoding IS21-like element helper ATPase IstB → MPLPAIEAEPTSVPPAVLLANHLKALKLPTFVREYEKVAFEAAQDRADYPRYLLRLCELERIDRERRMVERRIRMARFPHTKSFDTFDFAAQPSLNKALVLELARGEWIERRRNVIALGPSGTGKTHTALALGLAACQKGHSVAFTTAAALVHDLMEARDERRLRSLQKHLASVKLLILDELGYVPFTAVGGELLFEVLSQRYERGSTLITSNLPFDEWTSVFGSERLTGALLDRLTHHVHILEMNGDSFRLASSRKRQKDKGEDK, encoded by the coding sequence ATGCCGCTGCCAGCCATCGAGGCCGAACCCACCAGCGTGCCGCCCGCTGTACTACTGGCCAACCATCTCAAAGCGCTCAAGCTGCCCACCTTTGTGCGCGAGTATGAGAAGGTCGCCTTCGAGGCCGCGCAGGATCGGGCCGATTACCCCCGCTATCTGCTGCGCCTGTGCGAACTTGAACGGATTGATCGCGAGCGCCGGATGGTGGAGCGCCGTATCCGCATGGCTCGCTTCCCGCACACCAAGAGCTTTGACACCTTCGACTTTGCAGCCCAGCCATCACTGAACAAGGCCTTGGTTCTGGAACTGGCGCGCGGTGAATGGATCGAGCGGCGGCGTAATGTCATTGCGCTGGGCCCCAGCGGCACCGGTAAGACCCACACCGCCCTCGCGCTAGGACTGGCTGCGTGCCAGAAAGGGCACAGCGTGGCCTTCACAACGGCCGCGGCGTTGGTCCATGACCTGATGGAGGCTCGCGACGAGCGTCGCTTGCGCAGCCTGCAAAAGCATCTGGCATCTGTAAAGCTGCTGATCCTCGACGAGTTGGGATATGTACCATTCACCGCCGTGGGCGGCGAGTTGCTGTTCGAGGTACTCAGCCAGCGCTATGAACGCGGCAGCACGCTGATCACCAGCAATCTGCCCTTCGATGAATGGACATCGGTGTTCGGCTCCGAACGCCTGACCGGCGCCCTGCTCGACCGGCTGACACACCACGTCCACATTCTCGAGATGAATGGTGACAGCTTCCGTCTCGCCAGCAGCCGCAAGCGCCAGAAGGACAAGGGGGAGGATAAATGA
- the istA gene encoding IS21 family transposase — MKRVELYQKVRRAVLIDGMSRRAAARYFGINRKTVDKMLCFPEPAAHGRSGQTYSRKLSGFTDIIDQILVDDRKVHIKQRHTAARIFERLRDEHGFTGGITIVRDYVAGAKLRSREVFIPLSHKPGHAQVDFGEADGIIDGKLVRFHYFCMDLPHSDAPFVKAYPAEVAEAFCEGHVAAFAFFGGIPQSILYDNTKLAVAQILGDGKRERSRMFSTLQSHYLFEDKFGRPGKGNDKGKVEGLVGYSRRHFMVPRPEAPSFDALNARFVEQCMERRQAILRGHERSIGDRLVADLAAFMPLPAVPFDPCHMVTGRASSMSLVRYRTNDYSVPTAYAHQEVVIKGYVDRVAIICGGELIAVHPRSYEREDFIANPLHYLALLEQKPRALDQAAPLDGWVLAEPMHRIRRLMEARSGKEGRREFIQVLRLCERFEQSLVEWAVARALEMGAISFDAIKMIALARLEQRVPRLDLQFYPHLPRANVGRTDPRTYMGLLSQAGTPATGVAA, encoded by the coding sequence ATGAAGAGAGTGGAGCTTTATCAGAAGGTCCGCCGCGCCGTGCTGATTGACGGGATGAGCCGTCGCGCTGCCGCCCGGTATTTTGGGATCAATCGCAAGACCGTCGACAAGATGCTGTGCTTTCCAGAGCCAGCAGCGCACGGCCGGAGCGGGCAAACCTACAGCCGCAAGCTGTCCGGATTTACCGACATCATTGACCAAATCCTGGTGGATGACCGCAAGGTTCACATCAAACAGCGACACACTGCCGCGCGTATTTTCGAGCGTCTGCGCGATGAACATGGCTTCACCGGCGGCATCACCATTGTTCGCGACTATGTGGCGGGCGCCAAGTTGCGCAGCCGCGAGGTGTTCATACCATTGAGCCACAAGCCGGGGCATGCGCAGGTGGATTTTGGTGAGGCGGACGGGATCATCGACGGCAAGTTGGTGCGGTTCCACTATTTCTGCATGGACCTGCCGCACAGCGATGCGCCGTTCGTTAAAGCCTATCCTGCCGAGGTGGCTGAGGCATTTTGCGAAGGGCACGTGGCGGCCTTTGCCTTCTTCGGCGGCATCCCGCAGTCGATCCTGTATGACAACACCAAGCTGGCAGTGGCGCAGATCCTGGGCGACGGGAAGCGCGAGCGCAGCCGGATGTTCTCGACCCTCCAGAGCCATTACCTGTTCGAAGACAAATTCGGGCGCCCCGGCAAGGGTAACGACAAGGGCAAGGTCGAGGGGCTGGTCGGTTATTCCCGGCGCCACTTCATGGTGCCGAGGCCAGAGGCGCCCAGCTTTGATGCGCTGAACGCGCGCTTTGTCGAACAATGCATGGAGCGACGACAGGCCATCTTGCGCGGGCATGAGCGCAGCATCGGTGACAGGCTGGTGGCTGATCTGGCGGCCTTTATGCCGCTACCGGCGGTGCCGTTCGATCCCTGCCATATGGTGACGGGGCGGGCCTCGTCGATGTCGCTGGTGCGCTATCGTACCAATGATTATTCGGTGCCGACGGCCTATGCCCACCAGGAGGTCGTAATCAAAGGCTATGTCGATCGGGTTGCGATCATCTGTGGCGGGGAGCTGATCGCAGTGCATCCGCGCAGCTATGAGCGGGAGGACTTCATTGCCAACCCGCTGCACTATCTGGCGCTGTTAGAACAGAAACCCCGCGCGCTTGATCAGGCAGCGCCGCTCGATGGCTGGGTGCTGGCTGAACCGATGCATCGCATCCGACGACTGATGGAGGCGCGCAGCGGCAAAGAGGGACGGCGCGAGTTCATCCAGGTGCTGCGGCTATGCGAACGCTTCGAGCAGTCCCTGGTGGAATGGGCAGTGGCCCGCGCGCTGGAGATGGGGGCAATCAGCTTCGATGCGATCAAGATGATCGCGCTGGCCCGCCTCGAACAGCGTGTGCCGCGCCTCGATCTGCAATTTTACCCGCATTTGCCGCGCGCGAATGTCGGGCGTACCGATCCGCGCACCTACATGGGCCTGCTCTCGCAGGCAGGCACTCCAGCGACGGGAGTGGCAGCATGA
- a CDS encoding HTH-like domain-containing protein → MAEIAKQLRRAYDGARPGEKLLAVHLFVIENAERLRHLNIESFVNEAGLKPSYRFEVHKALNLAYYVKVIAKPGPHTISVTSSG, encoded by the coding sequence GTGGCAGAGATCGCTAAACAGCTAAGAAGAGCGTACGATGGCGCTCGCCCCGGCGAGAAGCTGCTGGCAGTTCACTTATTCGTGATCGAGAACGCGGAGCGGCTAAGGCACCTCAACATCGAAAGTTTCGTGAACGAGGCGGGTTTGAAGCCTAGCTACCGGTTTGAGGTGCACAAGGCCCTAAACCTAGCCTACTACGTAAAGGTGATCGCAAAGCCGGGCCCGCACACTATTTCGGTTACGTCTAGCGGCTAA
- a CDS encoding recombinase family protein gives MAYYRVSTEKQGRSGLGLAAQQSAVDRFLQSGDEVLAAFVEVQSGRVDQRQELWKAIAFAKKHSAKLLIAKLDRFSRKVSFIAGIMEQGIELVVAEMPHATDFQLHIFAALAQEERRLISERTKNALAEARKRGVILGRNGKKLADRNRREADERARALAPLVLPMIDQGMSLGQIARNLNASGITTPRGNAFKAQQVKNLVVRTLKERALTFASVLSSGQ, from the coding sequence GTGGCCTATTATCGTGTGTCTACCGAGAAGCAGGGCCGGTCAGGCTTGGGGCTCGCTGCGCAGCAATCGGCGGTGGATCGGTTCCTACAGTCGGGTGACGAGGTGCTCGCCGCGTTCGTCGAGGTACAATCAGGGCGAGTTGATCAGCGGCAGGAGCTTTGGAAGGCTATTGCCTTCGCCAAGAAGCATAGTGCCAAACTGCTCATCGCGAAGCTGGACCGCTTCTCGCGCAAGGTCAGTTTTATCGCAGGGATTATGGAGCAGGGAATAGAATTGGTTGTGGCGGAAATGCCTCACGCGACCGACTTCCAACTGCACATATTCGCTGCCCTGGCACAGGAAGAAAGGCGGCTGATTTCCGAGCGGACTAAGAATGCTCTAGCGGAGGCAAGGAAGAGAGGCGTCATCCTGGGTCGAAATGGTAAGAAGCTTGCTGATCGAAACCGTAGAGAGGCAGATGAGCGGGCGAGGGCGCTCGCTCCACTAGTTCTGCCAATGATCGATCAAGGTATGTCTTTGGGACAGATTGCCCGCAATCTGAACGCAAGCGGCATAACAACTCCTCGCGGCAATGCCTTCAAGGCACAGCAGGTCAAAAATTTGGTGGTTCGTACGCTAAAGGAGCGAGCACTCACCTTCGCGTCGGTCCTCAGCTCTGGTCAGTGA
- a CDS encoding dCTP deaminase domain-containing protein, producing the protein MLIVIVGPRGAGKSTLQDRLRAQGIQVLKPSTTRKPRDANDKEYNFVTKWNDATHAWKITVGPDTYGMRWSELNHAAAATCATVFDPMSLEVFQNVRETIGCETMTVGLATIDDTTEQARRVAGDATRLMDEKSLKRANAVVAQCDIVLQGDADTVAAAVLAMLDLLKTRGGVVTKEHLAPLVRAGALLSEAEELNIRSASYDLRIGPEILCQGKMIELSNSNSHFEIPPYSYAIVSALEHANLPPFIIGRFDLKVSYFFEGIILSNGPQIDPGYKGALFCMLYNGSGRSKLLTLGRQFATIDFTTTTAVAKGYSQKYQLKQKMAEFVTDQSVTGRGGAIVELIEEKISGIDNKVEGIKRDFWAIAAAGITFFLAMPAIIIPVAWIEIDKINTARSALEDAQKKQQALLALARRERDRAGAMADKIEKELEAVRQSTPHGPSGRRANSRSAH; encoded by the coding sequence ATGCTGATCGTGATTGTGGGCCCACGAGGGGCGGGCAAATCGACTCTCCAGGACAGGCTGAGGGCTCAAGGCATCCAGGTGCTCAAGCCGTCAACGACCAGGAAGCCACGAGATGCGAACGATAAAGAATATAATTTTGTCACCAAATGGAATGACGCGACTCACGCTTGGAAAATCACCGTAGGCCCAGACACATATGGTATGCGCTGGTCCGAACTGAATCACGCGGCTGCCGCAACCTGCGCGACGGTTTTCGACCCCATGAGCTTGGAGGTATTTCAGAACGTACGCGAAACGATCGGCTGCGAAACGATGACGGTTGGGCTCGCCACTATCGACGATACTACTGAACAAGCACGCAGAGTGGCGGGGGATGCCACCCGACTGATGGACGAGAAATCCCTCAAAAGGGCCAATGCGGTCGTGGCTCAGTGCGACATCGTGCTTCAAGGAGATGCCGACACCGTTGCAGCCGCTGTGCTAGCGATGCTTGACTTGCTCAAGACCCGTGGTGGTGTAGTGACCAAGGAACACCTAGCCCCCCTCGTCAGAGCAGGTGCCCTTCTTTCAGAAGCGGAAGAATTAAACATCCGATCAGCAAGCTACGACCTTCGCATTGGGCCAGAAATTCTCTGCCAAGGGAAGATGATAGAACTTAGCAACTCAAATTCCCACTTTGAAATACCGCCATATTCTTATGCGATAGTCAGCGCGCTCGAACATGCGAACCTCCCACCGTTTATTATTGGGCGATTTGATTTAAAGGTTAGTTATTTTTTTGAAGGAATTATTCTTTCAAATGGTCCACAAATAGACCCTGGGTACAAGGGTGCGCTGTTCTGCATGCTTTATAATGGCAGTGGTCGATCAAAGCTGCTTACGCTTGGGCGTCAGTTCGCCACAATTGATTTTACAACCACGACAGCAGTAGCAAAAGGCTATAGCCAAAAATATCAACTTAAACAGAAAATGGCAGAATTCGTTACGGATCAATCCGTAACGGGGCGCGGTGGAGCAATAGTTGAGCTAATTGAAGAAAAAATTTCTGGAATTGATAATAAGGTAGAAGGTATTAAGCGGGATTTCTGGGCTATCGCGGCGGCAGGCATCACCTTTTTCTTGGCGATGCCCGCTATAATAATACCAGTTGCCTGGATTGAAATTGACAAAATCAATACTGCGCGATCCGCACTAGAAGATGCACAAAAGAAGCAGCAAGCACTCCTCGCTTTGGCTAGACGTGAGCGCGACAGAGCAGGAGCTATGGCGGATAAGATCGAAAAAGAGCTAGAAGCTGTCCGCCAATCGACGCCTCACGGGCCATCAGGACGCAGAGCGAATTCAAGGTCAGCTCACTGA
- a CDS encoding DUF1937 family protein: MIYLSAPYSSSDPAIRAQRVASAIQAMTTLMAKGRVTICPIVLNHQAIEQLPDGAAQLPGAYWKELELRLADACDQLLVLRLPGWDKSRGVKREMDLFNARAKPVEFLDPLDGSIIAGANLTTGRRSELSGE, from the coding sequence ATGATCTATCTTTCGGCGCCTTATTCATCCAGCGATCCGGCCATACGCGCGCAGCGCGTGGCTTCTGCGATCCAGGCTATGACGACATTGATGGCAAAGGGCCGTGTTACCATTTGCCCGATCGTTCTGAATCACCAGGCCATCGAACAGCTGCCAGACGGTGCGGCTCAGCTTCCGGGCGCCTATTGGAAGGAGTTGGAGCTGCGGCTTGCAGATGCGTGTGATCAACTCCTGGTGCTGCGTCTTCCGGGGTGGGATAAGAGCCGTGGCGTAAAGCGCGAGATGGACCTTTTTAATGCGAGGGCAAAGCCGGTAGAATTCTTGGACCCGCTTGATGGCTCTATCATCGCTGGAGCCAATTTAACGACAGGTAGACGAAGCGAATTGTCCGGTGAGTGA
- a CDS encoding FAD-binding protein, with protein MSDIYDLVIIGGGLAGLSASARAEELGARVALVDAAIPGTPGALGGFAPFSGAKFSLAPAGSGLAPLVGGRGALIERYRECCMDFAALGFHEFALDERELAGDESDMGDALAYRSYHSVLLSPSRIDELLLAMGARLRTTDIVRDKVQKIIAPQKMARAAILSDGRRITGRSLVLAAGRLGADLLRAASVPEKRGKGIDVGVRLGFDSLEPLAPLRALGPDAKMMSSGVRTFCLNSPGQIFHYPGLGYEIPGGIVAPDGWLESNVGILCRLDDREAVLAHFARRAPLEAMPLVQQGSGTKLGWTDESIDMFTPEIVARIDQFVEQLANAGFFAPPSHYDVHLPLLDWHWPVFSLPGRLETGVEGVFAAGDVSGHARGLLQAVVMGRLAVEEALR; from the coding sequence GTGAGTGATATCTACGACCTTGTCATAATCGGTGGCGGCCTCGCCGGTCTTTCTGCATCCGCGCGGGCAGAAGAGCTTGGGGCCCGTGTGGCGCTCGTGGACGCAGCTATTCCCGGCACGCCGGGCGCTCTTGGAGGATTCGCACCTTTCTCGGGGGCCAAATTCTCTCTCGCTCCCGCTGGCTCTGGTCTTGCTCCTCTTGTGGGGGGGCGGGGGGCGCTGATTGAGCGGTACCGAGAATGTTGTATGGATTTTGCCGCTCTCGGCTTCCACGAGTTCGCTTTGGACGAGCGCGAACTTGCCGGTGACGAATCGGATATGGGCGACGCGCTGGCTTATCGGAGCTATCATTCGGTCCTTCTCTCTCCGAGCCGGATTGACGAGCTTTTGCTGGCGATGGGAGCCCGTTTACGGACAACAGATATCGTCCGCGACAAGGTGCAGAAGATTATCGCACCTCAGAAAATGGCGCGTGCTGCGATCCTCAGCGATGGGCGTCGAATTACCGGGCGATCTCTTGTGTTGGCGGCCGGACGGTTAGGGGCCGATCTGCTGAGGGCGGCGTCCGTGCCGGAAAAGAGAGGGAAGGGGATCGATGTAGGCGTTAGACTCGGTTTTGATAGCCTTGAGCCGTTAGCACCTTTGCGCGCGTTGGGGCCGGACGCGAAGATGATGTCGAGCGGTGTTCGGACATTCTGTCTGAACTCCCCAGGGCAGATTTTTCACTATCCGGGCCTTGGCTATGAGATTCCTGGAGGAATTGTCGCTCCGGATGGCTGGCTTGAATCAAATGTCGGCATCCTGTGTCGTCTTGATGACCGTGAGGCCGTCCTTGCGCACTTCGCTAGACGGGCTCCGCTCGAAGCGATGCCGCTCGTGCAGCAAGGGTCTGGTACCAAACTTGGTTGGACCGACGAATCGATAGATATGTTCACTCCCGAGATCGTTGCCCGGATCGATCAGTTCGTAGAGCAGCTGGCAAATGCGGGGTTTTTTGCCCCCCCAAGTCATTATGATGTCCACCTACCTTTGCTGGATTGGCACTGGCCTGTCTTTTCGCTTCCTGGTCGCCTTGAGACAGGGGTAGAGGGGGTTTTCGCGGCCGGCGATGTAAGTGGCCACGCTAGGGGGCTACTTCAAGCGGTTGTGATGGGCCGCCTAGCGGTAGAGGAGGCGTTACGCTGA
- a CDS encoding HD domain-containing protein: MFSPEFQRLRYVRLCNINSLYLTGASEPKRFEHCLGVYHLADVWARERSLTLRETSIVRAAALLHDLLTGPFGHSFQYVMEDNPFEQRFEHTNIAHGVSSRFLKLVRASAHFGGRPFEVASLLGEISADVFEAVEGKGPFGSIISGTLDLDNLDNVVRLAFHMGLCNDEDRALPLKLTPLIETREGRLAVREHAKPLLERWFDIRRRQYELLLLDRGEFSAKAMLTLAVEMAAEANLIGPDDWTLTDDELLEKLRERSVGDNQAIGQIVRRLRVGDLFECVGVWRSDAIDLYNALSDAHSKRELERSIEAQLAGKGAPKVKVCVHYILDARKTCRALSYYDLASGSEKMIGHDSRSLLVGVFLTNARSTVLTAQEQVRVSAIVRDGLATVGLGILKNAEEPLAASPVESGLFV, translated from the coding sequence GTGTTTTCGCCCGAATTTCAGCGTCTGCGTTATGTGCGACTCTGCAATATCAACTCGCTGTATCTAACGGGCGCTTCGGAGCCGAAGCGGTTCGAGCATTGCCTTGGTGTTTATCATTTGGCTGATGTCTGGGCGCGTGAACGTTCCCTCACGCTCCGGGAAACCTCCATCGTCCGCGCAGCAGCGCTTCTCCACGATCTCCTTACGGGGCCGTTCGGCCACTCGTTCCAGTATGTGATGGAGGATAATCCGTTTGAGCAGAGATTTGAGCATACCAACATCGCTCACGGCGTAAGCTCGCGCTTTCTAAAGCTGGTGCGTGCGAGCGCCCATTTTGGCGGAAGGCCCTTTGAAGTGGCGAGCTTGCTGGGCGAAATTAGCGCTGACGTGTTTGAAGCGGTGGAAGGCAAAGGACCCTTTGGCTCCATTATCTCCGGAACGCTTGACCTCGATAACTTGGATAACGTTGTGCGACTGGCTTTCCATATGGGCCTCTGTAATGATGAGGACCGCGCGCTCCCGTTAAAGCTCACGCCGCTTATCGAGACTCGGGAGGGGCGGCTTGCGGTTCGAGAGCATGCGAAGCCATTGCTAGAGCGCTGGTTCGATATTCGTCGCAGGCAGTACGAACTGCTCCTTCTCGACCGCGGAGAATTTTCGGCAAAAGCTATGTTAACCTTAGCCGTTGAAATGGCAGCAGAAGCCAATCTGATAGGTCCTGACGATTGGACGCTGACCGATGACGAACTCCTTGAAAAGCTGAGGGAGCGAAGCGTCGGGGACAACCAAGCCATCGGTCAAATTGTAAGACGATTACGGGTCGGTGATCTCTTCGAATGTGTAGGCGTTTGGAGGAGTGATGCCATCGATTTATATAATGCGCTGTCGGATGCGCATTCGAAGCGGGAGCTTGAGCGCTCCATCGAAGCTCAGCTCGCTGGTAAAGGGGCGCCAAAAGTTAAAGTCTGCGTCCATTACATTCTGGACGCCAGAAAGACCTGTCGCGCGCTCTCCTATTACGACTTGGCCTCTGGCAGTGAAAAAATGATTGGCCACGATAGCCGTAGTCTGTTGGTAGGGGTATTCTTGACCAACGCTCGTTCGACCGTCCTTACCGCACAAGAGCAGGTGCGCGTCTCCGCCATAGTGCGAGATGGACTGGCTACGGTCGGATTGGGAATATTGAAAAATGCTGAGGAGCCGCTTGCTGCCTCGCCTGTCGAAAGCGGTCTGTTTGTATAA